A single genomic interval of Porphyromonas sp. oral taxon 275 harbors:
- a CDS encoding thymidine kinase, with the protein MNLFETGHARERGSIELICGSMFSGKTEELLRRLRRAKIAGLRVEIFKPSLDTRYDVQQVVSHDQNAIPSSPVSGSSSILLMASDVDVIGIDEAQFFDEGLISVVEQLADQGVRVIIAGLDMDFQRRPFGPMAELCCIADNVDKIHAICVECGSWANYSYRLVAGDQQVMLGEAQEYSPLCRKCYLNHQHTPHESKNL; encoded by the coding sequence ATGAACCTCTTCGAGACAGGCCACGCACGCGAGCGCGGGAGCATCGAGCTCATCTGCGGCTCGATGTTCAGCGGCAAGACGGAGGAGCTGCTGCGCCGCCTACGCAGGGCCAAGATCGCTGGGCTGCGCGTGGAGATCTTCAAGCCCAGTCTAGACACCCGCTACGACGTCCAGCAGGTGGTCTCCCACGACCAGAACGCCATCCCCTCCAGCCCCGTATCGGGCTCCTCGAGCATCCTACTGATGGCCTCCGACGTGGATGTCATCGGGATCGACGAGGCTCAGTTCTTCGACGAGGGGCTGATCTCCGTAGTCGAGCAGCTCGCCGACCAAGGGGTGCGCGTCATCATCGCAGGGCTGGACATGGACTTCCAGCGGCGCCCCTTCGGCCCTATGGCCGAGCTCTGCTGCATCGCAGACAATGTGGACAAGATACACGCCATCTGCGTCGAGTGCGGCAGCTGGGCCAACTATTCCTACCGCCTGGTAGCGGGCGACCAGCAGGTCATGCTCGGGGAGGCCCAGGAGTACAGCCCGCTCTGCCGCAAGTGTTACCTCAATCACCAGCATACACCACACGAAAGTAAGAACCTATGA
- a CDS encoding 5'-nucleotidase, lipoprotein e(P4) family: protein MIRRTYLTMALASSLALATTSSCIIAVGNDRSVMTPKASPEAMSPTLGGKLYTSAWIQRSAEYKALCHQAYNIATERLLAATARGGHRWAIVTDIDETIVDNSANSVHQALKGEDFTQASWDKWCDQASAIALAGAIDFFRKADSLGVQIFYISNRDEANRAGTLRNLRSLGLPQADDQHLMLRDASRNSDKTARRNAVLQQYEILMLLGDNLGDFDHVFDSKQEQTREAAVAKLAREFGRRFIVLPNPNYGTWEPAMNGGYLPLKKRDKKLPQLLRSHP from the coding sequence ATGATCCGCCGTACCTACCTCACCATGGCGCTAGCTAGCTCCCTCGCCCTAGCGACCACCTCCAGCTGCATCATCGCCGTGGGTAATGATCGCAGCGTCATGACGCCCAAGGCCAGCCCCGAGGCTATGAGCCCCACACTGGGAGGCAAGCTCTATACTTCGGCCTGGATCCAGCGCTCGGCCGAATACAAGGCCCTCTGCCATCAGGCCTACAACATCGCCACCGAGCGGCTCCTGGCCGCCACGGCCCGAGGCGGGCACCGCTGGGCTATCGTCACCGACATCGACGAGACGATCGTAGACAACAGCGCCAACTCCGTGCACCAGGCCCTCAAGGGCGAGGACTTCACCCAGGCCTCCTGGGACAAGTGGTGCGACCAGGCCTCCGCCATCGCACTGGCGGGCGCCATCGACTTCTTCCGCAAGGCAGACTCCCTCGGGGTGCAGATCTTCTACATCTCCAACCGTGATGAGGCCAACCGCGCGGGCACGCTGCGCAACCTCCGCAGCCTCGGCCTACCGCAGGCCGATGACCAGCACCTGATGCTGCGTGATGCCTCCCGCAACTCAGACAAGACAGCGCGCCGCAACGCCGTACTCCAGCAGTACGAGATCCTGATGCTGCTGGGGGACAACCTCGGGGACTTCGATCACGTCTTCGACAGCAAGCAGGAGCAGACACGTGAGGCAGCTGTGGCCAAGCTCGCTCGGGAGTTCGGCCGACGCTTCATCGTGCTGCCCAACCCCAACTACGGCAC
- the tsaE gene encoding tRNA (adenosine(37)-N6)-threonylcarbamoyltransferase complex ATPase subunit type 1 TsaE yields the protein MDLDTSYLLPSPDALGDVADRFIREVLPQSRVFAFLAPMGTGKTTFIKALCERLGVKDVINSPTFSIINEYQAEPSGQVIYHFDCYRLERLEDALNLGADDYLQSGAICLIEWPEVLEPLLPEDTLYIELRELADGTRELRIRAEGGVGR from the coding sequence ATGGACTTAGACACCAGCTATCTACTTCCCTCCCCTGATGCGCTTGGCGACGTCGCCGACCGCTTCATCCGCGAGGTGCTGCCTCAGAGCAGAGTCTTTGCCTTCCTAGCTCCCATGGGGACTGGGAAGACGACCTTCATCAAAGCCCTCTGTGAGCGCCTAGGAGTGAAGGATGTGATCAATAGCCCCACCTTCTCCATCATCAACGAGTATCAGGCTGAGCCCTCGGGGCAAGTGATCTACCACTTCGACTGCTACCGACTGGAACGGCTGGAGGACGCACTGAACCTTGGCGCCGACGACTACCTCCAGAGCGGCGCGATCTGCCTCATCGAGTGGCCAGAGGTCCTCGAGCCCCTACTCCCCGAGGATACATTATATATAGAGCTGCGTGAGCTGGCCGACGGCACACGTGAGCTCCGCATACGCGCCGAGGGAGGGGTGGGACGATGA